The nucleotide window tagaaagtcactcaaacttatttaattgaatttttcattaaaaattgtttacatgaaattcttctatttaaaaatagaactagtaaaaaatagaataataataatattgttattattttatttttattagtcaTTAACCTAAATTTAGTTGTATTTTTTCTACAACTGAACAATACAGAAAATGAACCTTAGTGTTTTTTAAAAGCAATAAGTTAAATGATCCCTCTTTAATTCCCATGCTaacggaaaatttaaaattaactttaaaaaataaatacacaaaaTCCAGTTAAAAACAATTTGGAAAGACACCAAATTTTGATAGCAGAAGGTCTTGTTAGTCGACTTAAacctatttttattaaaattctaCTTTTGTTAggatattttcctatttttttattttaaataaaaatttcataacaataaattttaatgaaaaaattacttaaatatgtTGGGTGActttgtaaataatatattcatagtTTAGTGACTTTAAGATTATAAAAGAAAGttaagtgactttctaagagaaaaacccatagttgagtgactttgtgAGAGAAAAACTCATAGTTAAGTAACTTTGAGGTTATCAAAGAAAGTTGAGTGACATTCCGAGAAAAGaactcatagttgagtgactttctgagaaaaaaaacatttagtTGAGCGACCATCTGAGATATTATCTTGTCATTTGCACGAATCCTGTTATTTtgaggtgattttttttttgtcactcAAATtagtagttttttaaaaaataattttgtcaaTACTTTAAGTAACAAACATGATTGAATATATCCTTGAGTTTGGGAAAAAAATTTGTTAGACAAAAGTTTATATTTGTGTatcataatataatacaaatcaTGCTTTATAACTCCTATTGAACTATATGGTGTTAGCAGCATAAGTTCAGGTATAACCCACAAGCTATACCTTAGTTCATACGGAACTTATAATGATAGAGACATAAGTTTAGTTTCAAAATGTTATGCCTTAAGAAGTTCATAATTCACGGCCAAAGGACGGAGCCAAACTGGGGCTAGGGAGGTCATCCGAACTCTTTCGGtggaaaattacattatttatatatggtgatatttttttatgcatGTATAGTAGTTGTTGAACCTTCTTTGGCTAGTTCatgtgtttacttcttcatcttttgaatCCCTTGAAGATCTTGATTCTGCCACTGACCACGATATAACTTAATTCATACCGAACTAATGCAAGGCGATAAAAACACAAGTTCATTTTCAAACTATGCCTTAAGACATATGTCTTATTCCTACAAAAGTTTTTTCAGACTTATGTCTTGCAAGTTGCAAATAAGATACCACACAATTAATGTCGTCTATCAAATGCTGCTAATTTCTTTCAAAGTGTATATGCTACAGATTCATGTGAACTAGTAACTTTAGtcgaaattttatattttcattaagaAATTCACTGAATAtgtacaaattattaatttagagttcaataatgaaaaaaaaaatgaatcccAAGTCtataaacttcaaattgtaATTCCGCCTATTCAGTAATTCTTTCAATCATCCCATATGGAGTTCACTCCTTGAATACTTTGGTGACTAACTTCTTGCTGTTCGAATCTCATTTCTTGTTGCTGCTGATGCATTTCATGTAAATTCCCCTGTCTCATTCCTCCTATCCCAAGAAAATCAAGAGTCAAACTCTCCTCATTACTATGGCCAGCTTCCTTATTCAATATCCTCTGTTTTTCATTAAACAAACCagtattactattattattattattattattattattataccaCCCATGCTCATTCTGCAGTACTCTTGAAGACTTGTGATGATCATCGCCGCTATTTTGTAACATAGATCCACCAAATCCCTGCAATATGCTGCCTATTTCTGTTTGATTTTGATCATGATCATGATCACTTTGAATTGGAATTTGAACTCCATTAAACAGAGTAGAGTTCATGTTATTGCTCACTGTTACACCCATTTGAGCTGCTTGTTGTAACAATGCTGTTGCAGATGACATATTCGACGAATTTGTGCCTAGCTGATTAAATCCAGAAGAAGAGGAAAACATGCTTCCTGCCATGTTTAAGGGTATTGAAGGAATTTTCATGTTTGAATTTCTGATTTGTGGCAAGTTCAACATGTGAGTAGTTGAAATAAGTTCAGGGGCTAATTGGGTGCTGCCTGCAGTGCCAGTGGCTAAAACTTGGTTTACTTTGTTGTTTTCTTCAGCTAGAGCATCACAAAAGGCTCTATGAGTCACAAAGCTATCCCTCCTGCATAATAAAATAGTCAATTACATGTAGTGACCAAActagaaattaaaaattaatttaggaCGGCCTTAATAAGATTAATTAGTCTACTATAGGTTTAATATTTAAGATGTCAATTGTTTGCAGTTATGACCAAAGAAAATAGTAATGTTAAATGTACAAATATCGAAGTCTTCCTTTGTAAAAGAAGTAGTTACTTTAGTGTCGATGACACTTGAAATTAAAGTAATGTTGACATgcatgatattatatatataaagggtCGTACATCTTTTCTAGGTCTGTATACTTTTCAATAGTCACATAATTCAACATCATAGCCTACTCTCTTTAATAGTCAGATAATTCAACATTAtacatgaatttaaattaagtaaatcaatttatacgttgacaatttaaatttttagataaGATGATCACGTGAATTCAGTAagtaaattattagtattaacCTGGAGAAGATGGTACCACAGTCACATTTATACTCCTTTGTGCCACAAGTTTTCGAATGAGCTTTCCAGTCAGATTGCACTGCATATTTTTTAGAGCACTTTTcacatttccattttttttcaccATGTTTACGAGAAAAATGTTTCTTAATCCCCGTAAGATCTCCAAGAGCACGAGCAGGATTATGGTGAATACACGAACTTTCTGGGCAAATATAAACGCGTTTTTTAATCTCATTGCTTGTTTTTTGCTTTAGTTTCCATGGTAAATTGTGTCCTCTCCTGTGTAGTTGAAGATTTTGTTCCCTTTGGAAGCCTTTATTGCATACTTCACAGATGAACCTGTTTGTTGCCATTAGAGTTTTTGGTGATAACGCAATAACTTCAGCACTAGGATCTGCACATGTCAGGCtttatcaatatatgatgatgGCTTTAGTAAATagaatcaaatatgaaaaattagcTAATGAAAACATAATCCATCCAACTTTGTTCATTATTGACCCACTATGACCCATGAAAAATAATCTTGTCAaagtattttcaaaaatatattttttatttgatatgttatgTATATAGccataataacaataataataaaaaaatattaggtactaaaaaataatttaaaaaagcaataaaattgtaaaatggATTGAGTTACAGTCCATTCTTTAGTTTATTTCAGTCCAATTCATTTAAGCCCATGTAATTTTAGGGCGGATCAATAACTCATACctatttattaattcaatttattttgacTCGCTCAAATTCTGACTCATCCCTCTATGCAAATCAAAcaacataactttaattttaaatgatgTAACATTAGGAGTATATAGTTGTAACATTAGGAATTTATATTCCTTGTGCCCATTTTTTTAAGTATTTGGTAAAATGCTTTATATATGAATTAAGTAACATTAGGAAAATATAGTCGTAAAATAAAAGGATGACTTCCGTGTATGaacgatttttatttttttggataatatcaacaataagaaaataactttataatataaaaaattgaattgaagaGAAAATGCAGACATGTcatacatataattaatattattaatatccaTGCATGCAAATGAAACATATGTAAAGTTCCTTTCATGAAAcagttaaaaaaacaaaaagaaaagaagtaatATGAATATGCCAACATATCTACGCAGCATGCAACAGTTTACTCCAATTATTGAACCAATAATTGAAGTATTCAAACCTTCAACTACCTACACATACTTATCACTTTCCAATCtcgttttaattaattaattaattaattctttacACAATTAGTATACCactaaaaaaagtattaaagaaaacaaaatgggTAAAATCCAAATTCTTTTCTGCATGAATATTTGTCGtcaaacaaaaattgaattttcttgCCGgccatatatttatacattagaGCATGATCCAAGTACTGTATGACTAGATAAtttataacaataacaatatgttcagtataatttgataaataaagtatGGGGAGAGTTGTGTAATCTTATCtttatcataataaaatattcagTATAATTTGATAAATAGAATATGAGGAAGGTTGTGTAACCTTATCTTTATCTTTGTAAGGTAGAGTGATCCAAGGTACTGTATGATTAGCTAATTTGTGACCCAAAATTAATCTGACAATCTATTAttgtcttttcattttaatttatgtgacaggTATTTGTCTGTGAACAAAGTTTAAACAAGAACAAAATGAGATAGAATCCTCATAAAAGATACTTTTTAATTTGGAACAAACTAAAAGAGAAAGCACgttatataaattgagacatgaGGAGTAATTAGATCGAACCATCATAATCTTGAAACTACTATGGATGAAAAATAGGAAAATGTATAGTAAATTAAAACTACAGCTAGCACAATTAAAGTGAAAATTAAGGAATTAAATTTACCAGGATTTCCAggtaattttcttcttttcttattattagGAAGAGTTTGTTCTTGATGAGCACTAGATCCATCACTTGTACTTGACAACACATTAGGAGTTTCATCTGCTTCTTCACTACTATTCCCAGAAGAGAGGTTTGAGTTTGACATTgaaagaataaataataatgaaagcAAAAGGCTAAATATAGATTGATGAGGCTTATCTATTTCTTATATATCTTGAGGTTTTAGAAACTAACAAAACTTAGGATTTGCTGtttagaagaagagaaagacaAGAACCAGAAAATTCTCCCTGATTTCTGGTAATTAAAGAAAGAGAGGagagatgttttttttttatgggtgGGAGGGTGGGTGGGGgtgagggggggggggttgatGTTACAAGatggacaaaaaaaaattgtaatttggcTAACTTACTTGTATGGTTTAATGGTACTATGCAATATATAGTGTATTTGTGTATATGAAAACATGTGAATTAAACCTTAGGGTTTGTGATAATTTTGGAATTGccattttgttttctttgtctaaatttattttattagtactactttttttttctttgccttTCTCATAGGTAACTATCTAGTCTATTCATAGTTTGATTGTGACTTGTAAAAACAAAGGCAAGTAGTTAGAATCTTTGAATTTAGATAAACAAATAaggatttttatatatagaagCTACTCCCTTGGGAATGATAGTATAACTTTGGATATAAACTGCTTCTTTATCTAATTGTATtagttagaaataaaaattaaaaaaagctCTTACCATGGATTAACCCNNcccccccccccccccctctcctCCATGGTAAAATTATTTGGCAAGTCCATCTAAGTTTAATTTGTGCAGATTAATAATTCGtctatttatattaattcttgGTTCATCACGATTAATTAGTCTAAGACCACGTCACAGAAGGGGCTCGACTTTCatcaaaaaaaagttaataacTTCTACAATCTAATTGACCTATTCAATTTAGTCCATCTAACAATTGGATCTATTTGAGCGAGATATAAATTGAATTGGGTAATTAAATAAGAGTAATACTATAACAAAGAAGTTAAAACTAGGTAAAGATTAGATGGGCTTCTAACCAAATAAATAACCAATCAATTTTAAAACTCAATTCATTTTAATTCGTTCAAATTCGATCCACCTAACACATTTTACAACCAATATGTCTAAGAAAAACTGTATAATTATGAAAGAAAGATAGAGATGACTAAAAATAGGGTTTGAATTTAAGTATTCAACACAAAGTTACTCCATGCCCTCAAACTATACGAGGAAAAGAAAACATATGCTGTTTCTTGTCATATTCAAAACTTATGGGACCATGAATTTTAGAAAAGATAAGTTATAGGGGTGTTTAATTAAACCTGACAACTTTTCGGATATTGCTTGGCGGGCGGGCCTTTTTTCTATATTTGCCGGTTTGTCCTTTTCTGATAGTGGTCTAACGAAAGTAGTGTATTTTCTGATTTGTCCCTGTAGTTATTGCCAAACTACCGTATTACCACGATAAGGCCTGCAAAGGTTCGTATGAAATGACCAAAAGATCCTCAGTCCTCGCTTTGTCAAGGTTAGGCGTTGACTCAAATCCTGACTCGACATCCTGTGTTTcgtccattttaattttgaaaaattgtatgaaataacaaactattaattcaaattaaatgtaatagctatagtttattttatttgtaattcgcaataaatattttatttttttgtcatatgGTTTGGTATATAATTaaccattttcggtatacaattacccattcggtatataaatgcataaaatgtgtttgtgtttgtataaaacgagagaaaagtgtacatacaaatacaaatacgtatattttcatcctatacacttataattatacaaacacagatcttattatacaaattataatgtataaatgaatttatacaaaactgaacaatttgtataaaattggatgtatctaacgaattatacaaattaaaagctccatagcaaacataaaattttctatggagcgcaattatgtaaactataactataacatacaaatatatttttatctttgctatatgtgaaagttgttctaATTTGCCGAATTTTACACAAATTCATAGTGTTGAACGTTAATTACATCTTATCACTATTTTTTTCCAAACTacaaaaatatcttaaatttgATGGAGTCCGGATACATCCCAAAACGTATTGATACATTGCGTCTCAATTTTAGATACATCTCTCAACGTCCCGATACATCACGTCTCGATTTCGGATACATCGCTCAACGTCCCGATACATCACGCCTTGGTTTCGAAGACATCACTCAACGTCCCAATATATCGCGGTGATGTATCCAATCGATACATCACGTAAAGAGATGTATCCGAGAATAACAGAGAgcatatatttttgtaattttttcaaatggtagaatttttttttaaaaaaaaggtaagataagttgtgtatttaggtaattttttctACAATTTAAGTATCTTAATTTAATcagatataatatttaaattttatgatttaactatatataatatgagtattaaaatattatttaatttataatcttaaatttatcatattaaatAAGAATTCAGTTCATTCAATCAACTAAAATCGAAGATATGATTTCTCATGTTTTGGACTTTTGGTATATATGTACTTATCATGAATATAAACTACTCGTATCATTcatctattaaaatatttatacgTGAAAATTTTACTGTGATATGGGACAATAATTCACTTTCTTTAATTAAACAACGTTACTTTCATATATGCGTTCAAACTTGCcaaactttaattaattaaaacaatagACACATCACTCTTACATAATTTCAAtatagaaaaatacaaaattaaagcAAGGCTTGACGCCTTCTTGAAAAGTTGATTAATACTTCTATTAAACTACTAATAATTTATAGGATCAATGTTGTTGAAGTGTTTTTGCCATCAATTTCCATGAATTATTAGTACAAGATGAACAACTTAACTTGAATAGGTCAAACAATTCAGTAGTAAGAGCCTTAAATCTTAATAATGAGCTCTGGGGTAACTAGGAATATTTTGGACATGAGTATGAAATGTGGAGGTTAAATTGAATTCAAGAGGGTTGATATGAACCGAGTCAATAAATGAGCGAGTCAGTATTAAACTGTTTTCTGACTACTTGAAATGTAATGAGTTGGGTCGATATGAGCTAAATAATGAGTCATAGCATAAACCGCTCAActcttattaattatttttttaaaaaaaattattcaagtacctaaattattattattttgtttattatgattatatataaaatgtcaAATCGAAAATGATTtcctaaaaaatgaaattgacaatTCTTTTCATAGATCAATTTGAATTACATATCAATTACACTTTTAGAGGTACAAAAGTGAATGAATCAAAATGACTTGAATTAATATATAGACCGATCAATAACCTTCCAATTCAAACGAATTGTCGATACACACTATTGGTACAGATATATGCAATCATGCACATGATGACTATAttaacttctttattttctcaaaagaaagaagaaaaaaaagacaaagtGCTTATCGGTATGTCATAGACAATTTGAATTTTGCTATGATTGGTCATTATAATGAtttctatttcaaaattaattaaagcaaTTGAAATGTCAGTGTATGTGAGTCCAATAACAAGCATCTTTAATTTGGATGTTGCTGTCTGAGTCCCTTAAAATATTTCTCGTGCTTTAATTTAAGGATTTGTATTTGACTTTTGACTACTACAGTTTATGTCCATCTCCTCtgtattataacaaaaaaaaaaacattgaaattatttattatatttcaacAATAGATAAAGGGATTAACATTTGGCATGGCTCCTTAGCTCTTTACTTTAGTACATCGcccaccccaccccccaccTCCTAAAGTATGCTGTTTGATTTGACATTATCTTGGGGTGGGGCCCTTCTTCGGATCATGCTAACGCTGGATGATGCTTTATGCATTAGGTTGCCTTATACATAGCTGGTCGATTTCCTGATAGAAACTAGGAAATTACCCCCAATGACCTTCAAAATTGGTGGTCTTGAACTTGAGTCTCATTTGTCTCATGGGCAAATCTTAAAAGTCAAAAGTTGTTAAGCTTAAAGTTTTGCCCATGATGCAAGCGAGGATACCCACCTCCAAGGTCATTCTTATAAATCACGTTTGAAACTGACCCCCATAGAAGACAAGCATAACTCTTGGATTAGTACCCAGTCTTTAGATAACATGTACAAAGTGAGCCCCTCTATTTTAGTGCAGAAACTGCAAACTATAGAAAGGTCAAACTGTTGTGGGTAAATAAGAGTTCAACTGCAAAATGCAATTGTTAGCCTGGTGTTTAAGCAATGTAGCTGTGTTATAAGCAGAAGTATCATTTGTTTGTCTCGctgaattgtgatataataaCATTCAAATGGTTAATGTACAAAGAAATATGCATTTTATGACAACGGAGACTGAATCTTTAAATAACAAAGAGAATTCCAACCACAAATTTCTTACAGGTTTGCAGACACAAGATAAATGTTGCAGATAAATCCTATGAATACCATGTGAAGTATAACAAAGAGAACCACAAGTTTCTTACAGTTTGCAGACACTAGAACAAATGTTGCAGATAAATCCTATGAATATTATGTCAGTATAACAAAGACATGAGCTCTAATGCTTCGTATGATCATAAAGATCGAGCAGGCTTTTCTAATAATGCAGAAAGATATACTTCATCCTTGGCCTTGGGAGCAATAGACCACTTATGCTTTTTGTACCTGAACTGCAGAAACATGTACATAAAGTCATCCAGATCAGTCCTATTACAAAAGAATCGATCAATCCACAATAAGCCTCCTGGTCTCAAAATGCGATCCCAGTCAAATAGGATAAAGTCTAACAGCTGTAGATCGATCCAACCATCCATAAATCCAGCAGTGTGGATCAAATCCATAGTGTTATCGAAGAATGGAAGCCTTTGATTCAGTGTTACATATAATGGAATCAAACCCCTAAGTGCTATCGTCTCGCTGAAAGGAGCTCCAAGATTCAGTGCAGTCGTAATGATTGTCACATTCTGCCCTCTCATTCTTGCAGCAAAAGTCCCCGTTCCAATGCCAAAATCCAGACCAATTCTGATCTCCCCTGGCTTAACTGCCAATACATCTTTGATCAAGAAATCCACAGGAAGTGAAGAATTTGTTACCCATTTTATCTCTTCTTTATCCATTTCAAAACATCCGGTGCACTTAGTGTAACCTCTTTTAGGATTCTTACTCGATAAACACTCGTAGTTCCTGCAAAGGTAATTGCTCCACCTAACATTTCTCCCATCTGGGATCCTCCATAAGGACTCGTTAATTGGATAAGGCTTCTGATAGAGCTTAGAGGCCCTTGTCAAACACCTTCTCCTTGGCAAAGGATCACAACCATTAATCATAAGCTTCTGAGCAATGTTCCAATCATCTTTACAATAAGATCCAATATCATAATCCATATATTCCTCCAATTCTTTCTTCATCGACGCACAAGCATGCCCTATCGTGTTATAAATCATCTGTGTTCCAAAAATATTAACCTTCTTATGTCTATTCTCCTTCGGGGTAATATACTTTCGAATCTCCTCAATCACAAAATTATTAATCAAGGGATGTTCCTTAATAGTCACATTCCCAATTCCTTCAACTCTAGGCATCCTAATTTGCCTAAGGGCAATATGAGCAGAGTATAAAGGCTTAATCACCTCTTCTTCCAAGAACTTCTTGTATTCCAATTTGGGAATACTCCCTTTTTCTAACTCATTTTTGTTCTTCTCCATCTCTTGTACAATCAATTCAATCTTATCTTGCAAACTTTCCATCTTA belongs to Solanum stenotomum isolate F172 chromosome 1, ASM1918654v1, whole genome shotgun sequence and includes:
- the LOC125850984 gene encoding protein indeterminate-domain 12-like, with the translated sequence MSNSNLSSGNSSEEADETPNVLSSTSDGSSAHQEQTLPNNKKRRKLPGNPDPSAEVIALSPKTLMATNRFICEVCNKGFQREQNLQLHRRGHNLPWKLKQKTSNEIKKRVYICPESSCIHHNPARALGDLTGIKKHFSRKHGEKKWKCEKCSKKYAVQSDWKAHSKTCGTKEYKCDCGTIFSRRDSFVTHRAFCDALAEENNKVNQVLATGTAGSTQLAPELISTTHMLNLPQIRNSNMKIPSIPLNMAGSMFSSSSGFNQLGTNSSNMSSATALLQQAAQMGVTVSNNMNSTLFNGVQIPIQSDHDHDQNQTEIGSILQGFGGSMLQNSGDDHHKSSRVLQNEHGWYNNNNNNNNNSNTGLFNEKQRILNKEAGHSNEESLTLDFLGIGGMRQGNLHEMHQQQQEMRFEQQEVSHQSIQGVNSIWDD
- the LOC125853773 gene encoding probable methyltransferase At1g29790 — its product is MGESIFCFRKCRLGRVMGCIQLVLGSLVILVSLSSLFRFYSAGFFLHDEDICRHFYGVKDVYDSFDVKALSSRVDEVLDKMESLQDKIELIVQEMEKNKNELEKGSIPKLEYKKFLEEEVIKPLYSAHIALRQIRMPRVEGIGNVTIKEHPLINNFVIEEIRKYITPKENRHKKVNIFGTQMIYNTIGHACASMKKELEEYMDYDIGSYCKDDWNIAQKLMINGCDPLPRRRCLTRASKLYQKPYPINESLWRIPDGRNVRWSNYLCRNYECLSSKNPKRGYTKCTGCFEMDKEEIKWVTNSSLPVDFLIKDVLAVKPGEIRIGLDFGIGTGTFAARMRGQNVTIITTALNLGAPFSETIALRGLIPLYVTLNQRLPFFDNTMDLIHTAGFMDGWIDLQLLDFILFDWDRILRPGGLLWIDRFFCNRTDLDDFMYMFLQFRYKKHKWSIAPKAKDEVYLSALLEKPARSL